A stretch of Candidatus Symbiobacter mobilis CR DNA encodes these proteins:
- the priA gene encoding replication restart helicase PriA — protein sequence MCENPSPTGVVDVHVRVLLHLPAYGELPDVLTYLYDRPLPPGTLVRVPLGTRNVLGIAWDDDPTQAPPDRSRLRPIAHVFDAIPPLADAWRKLVRFSAAYYQRSIGEVALGALPPKLRELDASPNARKRRSLALSAAAPAPAAKSAAELADNLAEGLAPEFDVALTDEQRHAIAQYHAHSGPFLLFGVTGSGKTEVFLRCTLDTLCADPTAQVLVMVPEINLTPQLEERFRARFCPRFGDGAVVSLHSGLSPVRRLQNWLAAHHGAARIVLGTRMAVFASIPQLRLIVVDEEHDPSYKSQDGARHSARDLAVYRGAIEPAKVLLGSATPSLESWHQCRPPEQGGRYLRIDMPNRVGALRNPGAGLPVVRTIDMGQQPRGCVIALPLLQAIEERIARGEQSLLLLNRRGYAPVLQCTNCDWKSQCPHCSVFRVFHKSDRTLRCHHCGCTERVPRTCPQCGHLDITPVGRGTERLEEQVQELLAGLTRPDGSTVCIERIDADTTRRKGALEERLLRVHSGAVDVLVGTQMIAKGHDFRHITLVAALHGDTALYSSDFRASERLFALLMQAAGRAGRNSDAPHPSEVWVQTFSPDHPLFAALQRHDYAAFANAQLAERRRAGLPPFAHQALVRAEARTQEAAQAFLRTARDACNDLPPALLHAVTLYPAVPMSVARIANVERAQMLIESPRRSALQRFLTAWHPLAHAAHRHPGCKGLLRWAVDVDPVQI from the coding sequence ATGTGTGAAAACCCTAGCCCGACCGGGGTCGTGGATGTCCACGTCCGCGTGCTGTTGCACCTGCCTGCCTACGGGGAACTGCCCGATGTGCTGACCTACCTGTACGACCGGCCCCTCCCCCCCGGAACCCTGGTGCGGGTTCCGCTGGGCACGCGCAACGTGCTGGGCATCGCGTGGGACGACGACCCCACGCAAGCGCCGCCCGACCGATCCCGGCTGCGCCCCATCGCCCATGTCTTCGACGCGATTCCGCCCCTGGCGGATGCCTGGCGCAAGCTCGTGCGTTTCAGCGCGGCGTACTACCAGCGCTCGATCGGCGAAGTGGCGCTGGGCGCACTGCCCCCGAAGCTGCGGGAACTCGACGCCTCCCCCAACGCACGCAAGCGCCGCAGCCTCGCCCTGTCTGCCGCAGCGCCAGCCCCTGCGGCTAAGTCCGCCGCAGAACTGGCAGACAACCTTGCCGAAGGACTCGCCCCAGAATTCGACGTGGCGCTCACCGACGAACAACGACACGCCATCGCGCAATACCACGCGCACTCCGGGCCGTTTCTGCTGTTTGGCGTGACGGGTAGCGGCAAGACCGAAGTCTTTCTACGCTGCACTCTCGACACCCTCTGCGCAGACCCTACGGCACAGGTGCTTGTGATGGTTCCGGAAATCAACCTGACCCCGCAGCTCGAAGAGCGGTTCCGCGCACGCTTTTGCCCACGCTTTGGCGATGGCGCCGTCGTCTCGCTGCACAGCGGGCTATCCCCCGTGCGGAGGCTGCAAAACTGGCTGGCCGCACACCATGGCGCGGCACGCATCGTCCTGGGAACGCGCATGGCCGTGTTCGCGTCGATCCCACAGTTGCGGCTGATCGTCGTCGACGAGGAACACGACCCCAGCTACAAAAGCCAGGACGGCGCCCGGCACTCCGCGCGCGATCTGGCCGTGTACAGGGGAGCTATCGAACCCGCCAAGGTGCTGCTGGGTTCGGCCACCCCCTCGCTGGAAAGCTGGCACCAATGCCGCCCGCCCGAACAAGGCGGGCGCTACCTGCGCATCGATATGCCCAATAGGGTTGGAGCCTTGCGCAACCCCGGCGCCGGGCTGCCCGTGGTGCGAACAATCGACATGGGCCAGCAACCACGAGGCTGCGTCATCGCCCTGCCCTTGCTGCAAGCCATCGAAGAACGCATCGCACGCGGGGAACAAAGCCTGCTGCTGCTCAATCGCCGTGGCTACGCCCCCGTGCTGCAATGCACGAATTGCGACTGGAAAAGCCAGTGCCCGCATTGCAGTGTGTTCCGCGTTTTCCACAAGAGCGACCGAACGCTGCGATGCCACCACTGCGGGTGTACCGAGCGCGTACCACGCACCTGCCCGCAATGCGGCCATCTGGACATCACCCCCGTGGGGCGCGGCACCGAAAGGCTGGAAGAACAGGTGCAAGAGCTGTTGGCCGGGCTGACCCGCCCCGACGGGAGCACCGTCTGCATCGAACGCATCGACGCGGACACGACGAGACGCAAAGGCGCCCTGGAAGAACGGCTACTGCGGGTGCATTCCGGCGCTGTCGACGTGCTGGTGGGGACGCAGATGATCGCCAAGGGGCACGACTTTCGGCACATTACCCTCGTCGCCGCGCTCCATGGCGATACCGCTTTGTATTCGAGCGACTTCCGCGCCTCGGAACGCCTGTTTGCCCTGCTGATGCAGGCTGCAGGACGCGCAGGGCGGAACAGCGACGCCCCCCACCCCAGCGAGGTGTGGGTGCAAACGTTCTCCCCCGACCATCCGCTATTCGCCGCGCTACAACGGCACGACTATGCGGCGTTTGCCAACGCCCAGCTTGCAGAGCGCCGCCGTGCGGGCCTGCCCCCCTTTGCGCACCAGGCGCTGGTACGCGCCGAAGCCCGCACGCAGGAAGCCGCGCAAGCCTTTCTGCGCACAGCCCGCGATGCCTGCAACGACCTGCCTCCGGCACTGCTGCACGCCGTCACGCTCTACCCGGCAGTGCCGATGAGCGTGGCACGCATCGCCAACGTCGAACGTGCGCAGATGCTGATCGAAAGCCCGCGACGTTCCGCGCTCCAACGCTTCCTTACCGCATGGCACCCACTCGCCCACGCGGCGCACCGCCATCCCGGATGCAAAGGGCTACTGCGCTGGGCAGTGGATGTGGACCCGGTGCAGATTTGA
- the amt gene encoding ammonium transporter gives MKKLLVSLGLTFLCVWGSTAHAQTLASEAASAAVSEAAPAVSAAASTAAMPASAVQSTAPPAPVVAPAPTAAPTTAPTATQVEAPAAAPPAPTPDKGDNAWMMVSTLLVILMTIPGLALFYGGLVRSKNMLSVLMQVMMTFSLIVVLWFVYGYSLAFTEGNAFFGGFDRVLMSGIWDNVAGAFVNGATFSKGVVIPEIIFAAFQATFAGITGALIVGAFAERMKFAAVLAFMALWFTFAYAPIAHMVWFWMGPDAYSAAEVVDAMNAKAGYIWQSGALDFAGGTVVHINAAVAGLIGALMVGKRIGYGKESMAPHSLTMTMVGASLLWVGWFGFNAGSALEANGFAALAFINTFGATAAAVLSWSLGEALMRGKASMLGAASGCVAGLVAITPAAGNVGVGGALVIGFLAGLAGLWGVNGLKRMIGADDSLDVFGVHGVCGILGAVLTGVFNSPALGGPGYVADWVSASVISAADYSIVSQVWVQTKAVLITILWSGVVSYAAYKVIDLTIGLRAPEESEREGLDISFHGESAYGH, from the coding sequence ATGAAAAAACTTCTTGTGTCCCTGGGCCTGACTTTCCTTTGTGTCTGGGGAAGTACCGCCCACGCCCAAACTCTTGCCTCCGAGGCAGCCTCTGCGGCAGTATCCGAGGCTGCCCCAGCGGTATCCGCAGCGGCCTCCACTGCCGCTATGCCCGCCTCGGCAGTGCAGTCCACGGCGCCTCCTGCACCCGTGGTGGCGCCAGCCCCTACGGCAGCCCCTACTACAGCCCCTACGGCAACACAGGTCGAAGCCCCGGCAGCGGCCCCCCCTGCTCCCACGCCAGACAAAGGGGACAACGCCTGGATGATGGTGTCTACCCTGCTGGTCATTCTGATGACTATCCCAGGGCTGGCATTGTTTTACGGGGGGTTGGTGCGATCCAAAAACATGCTCTCCGTGCTGATGCAGGTGATGATGACGTTCTCGCTGATCGTCGTGCTGTGGTTCGTGTATGGCTATAGCTTGGCATTTACCGAGGGCAACGCATTTTTTGGCGGATTTGACCGGGTGCTGATGTCCGGCATTTGGGACAACGTCGCGGGTGCCTTCGTCAATGGAGCTACCTTCAGCAAGGGGGTCGTCATTCCTGAAATCATCTTCGCGGCATTCCAAGCCACCTTTGCAGGGATCACCGGCGCGTTGATCGTCGGGGCTTTTGCAGAGCGCATGAAATTTGCTGCGGTGCTGGCCTTCATGGCGCTGTGGTTCACCTTTGCCTACGCGCCGATTGCGCACATGGTGTGGTTCTGGATGGGCCCGGATGCATATTCCGCAGCGGAAGTCGTCGACGCGATGAATGCCAAGGCCGGGTACATCTGGCAATCCGGCGCGCTGGACTTTGCCGGTGGCACCGTGGTGCATATCAATGCCGCCGTTGCCGGGTTGATCGGCGCGCTCATGGTCGGCAAGCGCATCGGCTACGGCAAGGAGTCGATGGCTCCTCATAGCCTGACGATGACGATGGTTGGCGCTTCGCTGCTGTGGGTAGGCTGGTTCGGGTTCAACGCCGGTTCTGCGCTGGAAGCCAACGGTTTTGCTGCGCTGGCCTTCATCAACACCTTCGGCGCCACGGCTGCTGCGGTGCTGTCTTGGTCCTTGGGCGAAGCGCTGATGCGCGGCAAGGCCTCGATGCTGGGTGCGGCGTCGGGTTGCGTGGCGGGGCTGGTCGCCATCACCCCGGCTGCGGGCAATGTCGGCGTGGGCGGCGCGCTTGTGATCGGCTTCCTCGCCGGGCTGGCCGGGCTGTGGGGTGTCAATGGCCTCAAGAGAATGATTGGCGCGGACGATTCGCTCGACGTGTTCGGCGTGCATGGTGTCTGCGGCATTCTTGGCGCGGTGCTGACTGGGGTCTTCAACAGCCCTGCGCTGGGTGGCCCTGGCTACGTGGCCGACTGGGTCAGCGCCAGCGTCATCAGCGCTGCGGACTATTCCATCGTCTCCCAAGTCTGGGTGCAAACCAAGGCCGTGCTGATCACCATCCTGTGGTCTGGCGTCGTGTCTTACGCTGCATACAAGGTCATCGACCTGACCATCGGGCTGCGCGCCCCGGAAGAGTCCGAGCGCGAAGGCCTCGACATCAGCTTCCACGGCGAATCCGCCTACGGGCACTGA
- the glnK gene encoding P-II family nitrogen regulator: MKLVTAIIKPFKLDEVREMLSAVGVQGVTVTEVKGFGRQKGHTELYRGAEYVVDFLPKVKIEAAVADELLEQVIDAIESAARTGKIGDGKIFVTPIEQVVRIRTGETGKEAL, from the coding sequence ATGAAACTTGTCACTGCCATTATCAAACCTTTCAAGCTCGACGAGGTGCGGGAAATGCTTTCCGCCGTCGGTGTCCAGGGCGTCACCGTCACCGAAGTGAAAGGGTTTGGCCGCCAAAAAGGGCACACCGAGCTGTACCGGGGCGCCGAATACGTGGTCGATTTCCTGCCCAAGGTCAAGATCGAGGCTGCCGTTGCCGACGAGCTGCTCGAACAGGTCATCGACGCGATCGAGAGCGCGGCGCGTACCGGAAAGATCGGCGACGGAAAAATTTTCGTCACCCCTATCGAACAGGTCGTTCGCATCCGTACCGGAGAAACCGGCAAAGAAGCCCTGTAA
- a CDS encoding PepSY domain-containing protein: protein MKLFPFALLLAFATTAAFAGPACHVPKDKWMKEADFKAMIEAQGYKIKTFKVSKGECYEIYGTDKEGKKVEIYFDPATGAPIQQH, encoded by the coding sequence ATGAAGCTGTTTCCGTTCGCCCTTCTTCTTGCCTTCGCTACCACTGCAGCCTTTGCAGGCCCTGCCTGCCACGTTCCCAAAGACAAATGGATGAAAGAGGCCGACTTCAAGGCCATGATCGAAGCCCAAGGCTACAAGATCAAGACCTTTAAGGTCAGCAAGGGTGAGTGCTACGAAATCTACGGTACCGACAAAGAAGGCAAGAAGGTCGAGATTTACTTCGACCCGGCCACGGGTGCTCCGATTCAGCAACACTGA
- a CDS encoding DUF3800 domain-containing protein, with protein MYVCYIDEAGCTGELTGPGSAVQPAFVLNGLIVPAGRIESLTRAWIQLKQTYFPKRLPQESNIHDWMVAEIKGSDIRRMARADARNERRFAHQVVGSALDLLERHGTHIVGRVFVKPIPGAFDGTAVYTSSVQSVCRSFQTFLEQNDDIGIVIADSRNKGKNTNVAHSVFTQRYAAAGDPYSRIIEIPTFGHSDNHAGLQLADLICSTLLFPIAVQRCASHVLTDHTHCSPHYERLPDKFGERLQALQYRYRDGNSYWHGGISLTDKVSQQHATILFSRTP; from the coding sequence ATGTACGTGTGCTACATCGATGAAGCCGGGTGTACCGGCGAGCTGACAGGGCCCGGCTCGGCCGTCCAGCCAGCGTTCGTACTCAACGGGCTCATCGTCCCAGCAGGCCGCATTGAGAGCCTGACCCGCGCATGGATCCAGCTCAAGCAGACCTATTTCCCCAAGCGCCTGCCACAGGAATCCAACATCCATGACTGGATGGTTGCTGAGATCAAAGGCTCAGACATCAGGCGCATGGCAAGGGCAGACGCTCGGAACGAACGCAGGTTTGCGCACCAAGTCGTAGGCAGTGCGCTTGACCTCTTGGAACGTCACGGGACGCATATCGTTGGTCGTGTCTTCGTGAAGCCCATCCCCGGGGCCTTTGACGGTACTGCCGTCTACACCTCCTCTGTCCAGTCCGTGTGCCGCAGCTTCCAGACCTTTCTTGAACAGAATGACGACATCGGCATAGTAATAGCAGATAGTCGGAACAAGGGAAAGAACACCAACGTCGCACATTCTGTCTTCACGCAGCGATATGCGGCTGCAGGTGATCCCTACAGCCGCATTATCGAAATACCCACGTTTGGGCACAGCGATAACCATGCCGGGTTGCAACTTGCCGACCTCATCTGTTCAACATTACTGTTTCCGATCGCGGTTCAGCGCTGTGCGTCGCATGTACTCACCGACCACACGCATTGTTCCCCCCACTACGAACGCCTGCCTGACAAGTTTGGCGAGCGCCTACAGGCGCTCCAGTACCGCTATCGTGATGGCAATAGCTACTGGCACGGTGGCATCTCGCTCACAGACAAAGTCTCGCAACAGCACGCAACAATTCTCTTCTCTCGCACGCCGTGA
- a CDS encoding cytochrome b/b6 domain-containing protein: MDETKRPSLGVPAAEAGTPIPPIPENGVYVWDLFVRVFHWSLVSCIALNEFVLDAGGLAHRWAGYAACALVLARIVWGFVGTSHARFNDFFPTPSRLLFHIQSLLRGQPPHYVGHNPIGALVMLAMMGIVLCMAVTGWMQGLDAFWGEEWLMEAHETLAHLLLLCVGLHATAAIVMGRIERTALITAMVTGVKRRY, translated from the coding sequence ATGGATGAAACAAAGCGTCCCTCGCTGGGTGTCCCCGCTGCCGAAGCGGGGACACCCATCCCACCGATCCCAGAAAACGGGGTGTACGTGTGGGATCTTTTCGTGCGTGTATTCCACTGGAGCTTGGTCTCCTGCATTGCGCTCAACGAATTCGTGCTGGACGCAGGCGGCTTGGCGCACCGCTGGGCCGGGTACGCTGCCTGCGCCCTAGTACTGGCACGCATCGTGTGGGGGTTCGTCGGTACCTCCCATGCACGCTTCAACGACTTCTTCCCCACTCCTTCGCGATTGCTCTTCCACATCCAATCCCTGCTGCGTGGACAGCCCCCCCACTATGTGGGCCACAACCCCATCGGTGCGCTCGTGATGCTGGCCATGATGGGAATCGTCCTCTGCATGGCCGTCACCGGCTGGATGCAAGGGCTGGATGCCTTTTGGGGCGAAGAGTGGCTGATGGAAGCCCATGAAACACTGGCGCACCTATTGCTGCTCTGTGTAGGGTTGCACGCCACCGCAGCCATCGTCATGGGCCGCATCGAGCGAACCGCGCTGATTACGGCAATGGTTACCGGGGTCAAGCGCCGCTACTGA
- a CDS encoding FeoA family protein, whose amino-acid sequence MPLSLADLPDRSRATVRAVVANDPSLDAGHLRRLEELGFLPGEPVCVLRRGPGGQEPLAVAVGGTLFALRLRESRCIEVDLLPTRNAP is encoded by the coding sequence ATGCCCCTCTCCCTCGCTGACTTGCCGGATCGATCCCGCGCCACGGTGCGGGCCGTCGTTGCCAACGACCCCTCCCTCGACGCCGGACATCTGCGCAGACTCGAAGAGCTGGGCTTTCTGCCGGGGGAACCTGTCTGCGTACTGCGCCGAGGCCCCGGAGGCCAGGAACCACTAGCCGTGGCCGTGGGTGGAACCCTATTTGCCCTGCGCCTGCGCGAATCGCGATGCATTGAGGTGGATCTCCTGCCGACCCGGAACGCGCCATGA
- the feoB gene encoding ferrous iron transporter B, producing MSAAEGPALHSTTLRSIALVGNPNCGKTALFNLLTGARQKVANYAGVTVERRTGMAHLPNGHTLSVIDLPGAYSLHPATPDEQVMLEVIEGRRAGEDVPDALVVVVDATNLRMNLRLVLELRRLGRPMLVALNMMDAAQKRGLHIDVEALSRELDCPVIPTVAVQPHGHAALLDVLMHWALPESRHDVTLPTEPMATPEELQVDVRRILTLASCNECGLQRSQMLLDGWALHPLWGMLILLGILFLMFQAVFAWAAWPMDAIRSGMSWAGDALQTSMSPGPLRSLLVDGVIAGVGSVLVFLPQILVLFLFILVLEESGYLPRAAFLLDRAMGKVGLSGRAFIPLLSSFACAVPGIMAARTIPHWRDRITTIMIAPLMTCSARLPVYTLLIGTFVPDRALGPFNLRGMVLFILYAVGVAAAMGVAWLFHRFRRDRRYHPLMLELPPYRLPTLRTLGLGLWERTRIFLVQVGTIIFVLVVILWFLSSYPTPPEGATEPAIEYSLVGQVGMAMAPIFEPIGFNWQISVAMLPGMVAREVIVGVLGIVYALSVPNADISEYLGPIIAQSWSLPTAWSLLAWFVFAPQCISTLAVVRRETDSWRYPLLMAAYQFALAYGAAFLTYRCSLWWIS from the coding sequence ATGAGCGCAGCGGAAGGCCCCGCCCTGCACAGCACCACCCTGCGCAGTATTGCCCTGGTCGGCAACCCGAATTGCGGCAAAACCGCCCTATTCAACCTGCTGACCGGAGCGCGGCAAAAGGTCGCCAACTACGCCGGGGTCACAGTCGAACGCCGTACTGGCATGGCGCACCTCCCCAACGGCCATACGCTCTCGGTCATCGACCTGCCCGGCGCCTACAGCCTGCACCCAGCCACCCCGGACGAGCAGGTGATGCTCGAAGTGATCGAGGGGCGCCGTGCCGGGGAAGATGTGCCCGATGCGCTCGTCGTCGTCGTCGACGCGACCAACCTGCGCATGAACCTGCGCCTCGTCCTCGAACTACGCCGACTGGGCAGGCCGATGCTCGTCGCGCTCAACATGATGGATGCTGCCCAAAAGCGCGGGTTGCACATCGACGTCGAGGCCCTGTCGCGTGAGCTGGACTGCCCCGTCATCCCCACGGTGGCCGTGCAACCCCATGGACATGCCGCGCTGCTCGACGTGCTGATGCATTGGGCCTTGCCGGAAAGCCGTCACGATGTCACGCTCCCCACCGAGCCGATGGCCACCCCCGAGGAACTGCAAGTCGATGTCCGCCGCATCCTCACGCTGGCTTCCTGCAACGAATGCGGCCTGCAACGCTCGCAGATGCTGCTCGACGGCTGGGCTTTGCATCCCTTGTGGGGAATGCTCATCCTGCTGGGAATCCTCTTCCTGATGTTCCAAGCCGTGTTTGCATGGGCGGCGTGGCCGATGGATGCGATCCGCTCCGGCATGTCCTGGGCCGGGGATGCACTCCAGACATCGATGTCGCCGGGGCCACTGCGCAGCCTGCTTGTCGATGGTGTCATCGCCGGTGTAGGCAGCGTACTGGTCTTCCTGCCGCAAATCCTGGTGCTCTTTCTGTTCATCCTTGTTCTCGAAGAGTCGGGATACCTGCCCCGCGCAGCCTTCCTGCTCGACAGGGCAATGGGCAAGGTTGGCTTGTCCGGGCGCGCTTTCATCCCCCTGCTATCGAGCTTTGCGTGCGCCGTGCCGGGCATCATGGCTGCAAGGACGATTCCCCATTGGCGTGACCGCATCACCACGATCATGATTGCCCCGCTGATGACATGCTCTGCGCGGCTACCGGTCTATACGCTGCTGATCGGCACCTTCGTTCCGGATCGGGCATTGGGGCCGTTTAACCTGCGCGGTATGGTGCTGTTCATCCTCTACGCCGTCGGGGTAGCCGCAGCGATGGGGGTGGCCTGGCTGTTCCATCGCTTCCGGCGGGATCGGCGCTACCACCCCCTGATGCTGGAACTCCCCCCCTACCGCCTGCCCACGCTACGCACGCTGGGGCTGGGGCTGTGGGAACGCACGCGAATCTTTTTGGTGCAAGTGGGGACGATCATCTTCGTGCTCGTGGTCATCCTGTGGTTTCTATCAAGCTACCCCACCCCGCCGGAGGGCGCGACGGAACCGGCCATCGAGTACAGCCTGGTCGGGCAAGTGGGCATGGCCATGGCGCCGATCTTCGAACCGATCGGCTTCAACTGGCAAATTTCCGTAGCCATGCTGCCAGGGATGGTCGCCCGCGAGGTAATCGTCGGCGTATTGGGCATCGTCTACGCACTATCCGTGCCGAATGCAGACATCTCCGAATACCTGGGGCCCATCATTGCGCAAAGCTGGTCCTTGCCCACGGCATGGTCGCTACTGGCATGGTTCGTCTTCGCCCCGCAATGCATTTCGACCCTCGCAGTGGTGCGCCGGGAAACCGATTCCTGGCGCTACCCGCTCCTCATGGCCGCATACCAGTTCGCACTGGCTTACGGCGCGGCGTTCCTGACCTACCGCTGCTCGCTGTGGTGGATATCCTGA
- a CDS encoding YifB family Mg chelatase-like AAA ATPase, which yields MSLAFVQSRALVGMAAPAVTVEVHLSNGLPSFTLVGLADVEVREARERVRSAILNANLEFPHNRRIIVNLAPADLPKDSGRFDLPIAVGILAASGQIDAARIAGHEFAGELSLSAELRPIRGALAMALASCSAQPPTRLVLPTASAQEAALVPTASVYGAAHLLDVVQHFAAQEGRIATDAPIGCERVYPLPTATAATYPDLADVKGQAAARRALEIAAAGEHSVVLVGPPGSGKSMLAERFAGLLPPMDLEESLQCAAIASVGGQFSLEHWGRRPTRRPHHTASAVALVGGGSPPRPGEISLAHHGVLFLDEFPEFPKTALEALREPLETGTISISRAAQRCEFPARFQLIAAMNPCPCGYLGSAQAPCRCTPDQVARYQGKLSGPLMDRIDLHVEVPAVDVQDLLHAPRSESSASVRARCLAARERALARQGKPNRSLQGEELDQSLQLDAAATKLLHAAAQRLRWSARSTHRALKVARTIADLADSATTQAAHVAEAIQYRRVLRSAP from the coding sequence GTGAGCCTCGCGTTCGTACAAAGCCGGGCGCTGGTGGGGATGGCAGCGCCAGCGGTCACGGTAGAAGTCCACCTGTCCAACGGCCTGCCCAGCTTCACCCTGGTGGGGCTGGCGGATGTCGAAGTGCGGGAAGCGCGCGAGCGGGTTCGCTCGGCCATCCTGAACGCGAACCTGGAATTCCCGCACAACCGGCGCATCATCGTCAACCTGGCCCCGGCCGATCTGCCGAAAGATTCGGGCCGCTTCGACTTGCCCATCGCCGTCGGCATCCTCGCAGCGAGCGGGCAAATCGACGCTGCTCGCATCGCCGGCCACGAATTTGCCGGGGAGCTTTCGCTATCGGCAGAGCTGCGCCCGATTCGCGGCGCGCTCGCCATGGCGCTGGCGTCGTGCTCCGCGCAACCGCCCACGCGCCTGGTATTGCCAACGGCCAGCGCGCAGGAAGCCGCCCTCGTGCCCACGGCCTCGGTCTACGGCGCTGCGCACCTGCTCGACGTGGTGCAGCACTTTGCGGCGCAAGAAGGAAGGATCGCAACGGATGCTCCCATCGGGTGCGAACGTGTGTATCCCCTCCCCACGGCGACTGCGGCTACCTACCCCGATCTCGCTGACGTCAAAGGCCAGGCTGCCGCACGCAGGGCGCTCGAAATCGCCGCAGCAGGGGAACACAGCGTGGTGCTCGTCGGCCCGCCGGGGTCAGGCAAGTCGATGCTGGCCGAACGTTTTGCCGGGCTGTTGCCGCCGATGGACTTGGAGGAATCCTTGCAGTGCGCGGCCATTGCCAGCGTGGGGGGGCAGTTCTCGCTAGAGCACTGGGGTCGACGACCCACGCGCCGCCCGCACCACACGGCCAGCGCCGTGGCCCTGGTCGGCGGAGGTTCCCCACCGCGCCCCGGCGAGATTTCGCTGGCGCACCACGGCGTGCTGTTCCTCGACGAGTTCCCCGAATTCCCCAAAACCGCGCTCGAAGCGCTGCGCGAACCGCTGGAGACGGGGACGATCTCGATTTCCCGCGCTGCGCAACGCTGCGAATTCCCCGCGCGCTTTCAGCTCATCGCTGCGATGAACCCCTGCCCGTGCGGGTACCTGGGTTCGGCGCAAGCGCCGTGCCGATGCACCCCAGACCAGGTGGCGCGCTACCAGGGCAAACTCAGCGGCCCGCTGATGGACCGCATCGACCTGCACGTCGAAGTACCCGCCGTCGATGTGCAAGACCTGCTGCACGCACCCCGCTCCGAATCCAGCGCCAGCGTTCGCGCTCGGTGCCTCGCAGCCCGGGAACGCGCGCTGGCGCGGCAAGGCAAGCCCAACCGTTCTTTGCAGGGCGAGGAACTCGACCAGTCCCTGCAACTTGATGCCGCAGCGACCAAACTGCTGCACGCCGCTGCCCAACGCCTGCGCTGGTCCGCCCGCAGTACCCACCGTGCCCTGAAAGTGGCGCGCACTATCGCCGACCTGGCAGACAGCGCCACAACCCAGGCCGCCCACGTGGCCGAGGCCATTCAGTACCGCCGCGTGCTGCGCTCTGCGCCGTGA